Proteins from one uncultured Desulfuromonas sp. genomic window:
- a CDS encoding M48 family metallopeptidase, with the protein MTMASILFTIILVVLVADYVVERVVDVLNARWMGHAPPAELHGLYDAEKYRRQQNYQRVTTRFNFITSTFSLVLVVVFLSIDGFAWLHGLAVQLSGNGIIQALLFFGVLWLAQDLLSTPFDLYQTFSIEQRFGFNTMDGKTFVTDKLKAWLLTVILGGAILAGIAWFYYQTKALFWLYSWITVTGFSLFFTLFYSNLIVPLFNKQTKLEEGELKTAIEDFSSRVDFPVKDIYVLDGSKRSTKANAYFTGLGAKKRIVLFDTLIRDLSPEEVVAVLAHEIGHYQKKHTLQGMVLSIAQTGVIFYLMSLFLEYALFCQALGVDQAVFHVGLVAFALLYSPISLVTGLLMHMWSRHNEYQADAFAVQYHDAESLINALKKLSVNHLSNLTPHPAYVFFHYSHPSLYQRIRAMRHLDL; encoded by the coding sequence ATGACCATGGCCTCGATCCTATTCACGATCATTCTTGTTGTTCTGGTTGCCGATTATGTGGTGGAACGTGTTGTCGATGTTCTGAATGCCCGGTGGATGGGGCATGCACCTCCGGCTGAATTACATGGCCTGTATGATGCGGAAAAGTATCGCCGGCAACAAAACTACCAACGGGTGACCACCCGCTTTAATTTTATCACATCAACCTTCAGCCTGGTTCTGGTGGTGGTTTTTCTGTCGATCGATGGTTTTGCCTGGCTGCATGGCCTGGCTGTGCAACTGTCCGGCAACGGGATTATCCAGGCGCTGCTCTTTTTTGGTGTGTTATGGCTGGCTCAGGATCTCCTCTCCACGCCGTTTGATCTTTACCAGACCTTTAGTATTGAGCAGCGTTTCGGGTTCAACACCATGGACGGCAAAACATTTGTCACGGATAAACTCAAGGCCTGGTTGTTGACAGTGATTCTCGGTGGCGCGATCCTGGCGGGAATAGCCTGGTTTTATTATCAGACCAAGGCGCTGTTCTGGTTGTACAGCTGGATCACCGTGACCGGTTTCAGCCTGTTTTTTACCCTGTTTTACTCCAATCTGATTGTTCCGCTGTTTAACAAGCAAACCAAACTGGAAGAGGGCGAACTCAAAACCGCCATTGAAGATTTTTCGTCGCGGGTCGATTTTCCGGTGAAGGATATTTACGTTCTGGACGGGTCAAAACGGTCCACCAAAGCCAATGCCTATTTTACCGGTTTGGGGGCGAAAAAGCGCATTGTGTTGTTCGACACGCTGATCAGGGATCTGTCACCCGAGGAAGTGGTTGCGGTGCTGGCTCATGAGATCGGGCATTACCAGAAAAAACATACGTTGCAGGGGATGGTGCTGTCCATCGCCCAGACCGGAGTGATCTTCTATCTGATGTCGCTGTTTCTGGAGTATGCGCTGTTCTGTCAGGCCCTTGGTGTCGATCAGGCGGTCTTTCACGTTGGCCTGGTGGCCTTTGCCCTGCTGTACAGTCCCATCTCACTGGTGACGGGATTGCTGATGCACATGTGGTCGCGCCACAATGAGTACCAGGCCGATGCTTTTGCTGTTCAGTATCATGACGCGGAAAGTTTGATCAATGCCTTAAAGAAGCTGTCGGTTAATCATCTGAGCAATCTGACCCCGCATCCTGCCTATGTGTTTTTTCATTACTCCCACCCGAGTTTGTATCAGCGCATTCGTGCGATGAGGCATCTGGATCTATAA
- a CDS encoding chemotaxis protein CheX, whose amino-acid sequence MDLDLQKQIIDSTQAVFDTMLMMPLTPGMSLSEKVYEFKRSISGMLGFAGEVQGMLTIHCPQDVAFAITSALLGIDVDEVDADVKDTVGEMANMILGGIKDGFTEHGVEISLAVPTVLAGRSYRVSGMDDASWTTVPFYLDEGELLVELKLKAPK is encoded by the coding sequence GTGGATTTAGACCTGCAAAAACAAATCATAGACAGCACCCAGGCGGTGTTTGACACAATGCTGATGATGCCGCTGACACCGGGAATGAGTCTGTCGGAAAAAGTGTACGAATTTAAGCGCAGCATCTCAGGCATGCTCGGCTTTGCCGGTGAGGTCCAGGGTATGCTGACCATCCATTGCCCACAAGATGTTGCCTTTGCCATCACCAGTGCGCTGCTGGGTATAGATGTTGATGAAGTCGATGCCGACGTCAAAGACACCGTCGGTGAGATGGCCAATATGATTTTGGGGGGCATCAAAGACGGCTTCACCGAGCATGGGGTTGAAATCAGCCTCGCAGTGCCCACTGTTCTGGCCGGCCGATCCTATCGTGTCAGCGGAATGGACGACGCTTCGTGGACCACGGTTCCCTTTTATCTCGATGAAGGGGAACTTCTCGTAGAACTCAAACTCAAAGCTCCCAAGTAG
- a CDS encoding response regulator, translating into MGKRVLVIDDSSTMRKIVSRSLRQAGLDFDEILEAGDGQEALNLLENESVDLILSDINMPNMDGIEFLRQKKDNAAIAGIPVVMITTEGGSDIIGEAKALGAAGNIKKPFTPDKIEEVLGGLI; encoded by the coding sequence ATGGGGAAACGTGTACTTGTTATTGATGATTCCAGCACCATGAGAAAGATTGTCTCTCGCTCTTTACGCCAGGCAGGCCTGGACTTTGATGAAATTCTTGAAGCTGGTGACGGCCAAGAGGCATTAAACCTGCTCGAAAACGAAAGTGTCGACCTGATCCTCAGCGACATTAACATGCCCAACATGGATGGCATCGAATTTCTGCGTCAGAAAAAAGACAATGCCGCCATCGCTGGAATCCCTGTGGTCATGATCACCACGGAAGGCGGTTCCGACATTATTGGTGAAGCAAAAGCCCTCGGAGCGGCAGGCAACATCAAAAAGCCGTTCACACCGGACAAAATTGAAGAAGTACTCGGTGGCCTGATTTAA
- a CDS encoding sigma-54 dependent transcriptional regulator: protein MPHILLFDSDNNTRTALKEVFRGEIPAPVLTADTCSHALEQIRNNSVTLAFCQLGNQSDEALELLQQISALNPQIVTILLVPEETTIGTKRILQSGAHFFLHAPTTPQEIIQLTHRALQHALLLQPAVESAPKQDDGFSDIIGQSSSMQHLFTMITRLADDADSTILIQGESGTGKELVAKAVHLNSPRRHANFVPLNCAAIPDELLESELFGYEKGAFTGAINNKKGRLQHAEGGTLFLDEIGDMKPSLQAKLLRVIQEKEFEPVGSVKSIKVDVRIVAATHRNLEDSVSKGTFREDLYYRLNVIPLQIPPLRDRKDDIPLLLEHFTQKFCTSKKRHIFTYSDQALSCLQRYPWPGNVRELENLVQRLSILHMGESVAPKDLPEKYLHEEVAPSLLTRFNEQGATDFNSRVSEFEDRLILQALMQTGGNKKEAAELLNLKRTTLLEKIKKKQLDKALNKLENQSGL from the coding sequence GTGCCCCACATTCTTCTGTTTGACAGTGACAACAACACGCGGACAGCCCTCAAAGAGGTCTTCCGTGGCGAGATTCCGGCACCGGTTCTAACGGCCGACACGTGTTCGCACGCCCTCGAACAGATTCGCAACAACAGTGTGACACTGGCATTTTGCCAACTCGGAAACCAGAGCGACGAGGCGCTGGAGTTACTACAACAGATCAGCGCCCTCAATCCGCAGATTGTGACCATCTTACTGGTTCCGGAAGAGACAACCATCGGCACCAAACGGATTCTTCAATCCGGTGCCCATTTTTTTCTGCACGCCCCAACGACGCCTCAAGAGATCATTCAGCTAACCCATCGGGCCTTACAACACGCCCTGTTGCTGCAACCTGCCGTTGAATCCGCCCCCAAACAGGACGACGGGTTCTCCGACATTATCGGTCAATCGTCGTCCATGCAGCACCTGTTTACAATGATCACCCGGCTCGCCGATGACGCTGACAGCACCATCCTCATCCAAGGGGAGAGCGGCACAGGTAAAGAGCTGGTTGCCAAAGCCGTTCACCTCAACAGCCCACGGCGACACGCCAACTTCGTGCCGCTCAACTGCGCGGCTATTCCAGATGAACTGCTGGAAAGTGAACTGTTCGGTTATGAAAAAGGAGCCTTCACCGGCGCTATAAACAATAAGAAAGGCCGCTTGCAGCATGCCGAAGGCGGCACCCTGTTTCTTGATGAAATCGGCGACATGAAGCCCTCACTGCAAGCGAAACTGTTACGCGTTATTCAGGAAAAAGAATTTGAACCCGTCGGCAGTGTCAAAAGCATCAAAGTCGACGTCCGTATTGTCGCGGCAACCCACCGCAATCTTGAGGACTCCGTGTCCAAAGGGACTTTCCGTGAAGACCTGTATTACCGGCTTAACGTCATCCCACTGCAGATTCCACCATTGCGCGACCGTAAAGACGATATCCCGCTGCTGCTCGAACACTTCACCCAGAAGTTCTGCACCAGCAAAAAACGCCACATCTTCACCTATTCCGACCAGGCACTAAGCTGCCTGCAGCGCTATCCGTGGCCCGGCAATGTCCGTGAATTGGAGAATCTGGTTCAGCGACTCTCCATTCTCCATATGGGAGAAAGTGTGGCGCCGAAAGATCTGCCGGAGAAATACCTCCATGAAGAGGTGGCCCCCAGCCTGTTGACACGCTTCAACGAACAGGGTGCCACAGACTTTAATTCACGCGTCAGTGAATTTGAAGATCGCCTGATTCTTCAAGCGCTGATGCAAACCGGCGGCAACAAAAAGGAAGCGGCGGAGCTGTTGAATCTCAAACGCACCACTCTGCTGGAAAAAATCAAAAAAAAGCAGCTGGATAAAGCTTTGAACAAACTGGAAAACCAGTCCGGGTTGTAA
- a CDS encoding response regulator has translation MKRIVIADDSATARMMIRRCLEIVGLMDAEFAEAENGKEALSLVKQEQTDLLVSDLNMPVMDGEALLKWVKASPRLTDLPVLIITSAGNPAKAQELLDMGAFSVVNKPVNPAILSEVLTPLLDSEED, from the coding sequence ATGAAAAGGATAGTCATTGCTGACGATTCAGCCACAGCACGCATGATGATCCGGCGGTGCCTGGAAATCGTTGGTCTAATGGATGCGGAATTTGCTGAAGCGGAAAACGGCAAAGAAGCATTAAGCCTGGTCAAACAGGAACAGACCGACCTCCTCGTCAGCGATCTGAACATGCCGGTCATGGATGGTGAAGCGTTGCTTAAATGGGTCAAAGCAAGCCCGCGGCTCACCGACCTGCCCGTGCTGATTATTACCAGTGCCGGTAACCCGGCCAAGGCACAGGAGTTGCTCGACATGGGAGCATTCTCGGTGGTCAATAAGCCGGTCAACCCGGCGATTCTCAGTGAAGTACTAACGCCGTTACTGGATTCGGAGGAGGACTAA
- a CDS encoding DUF4395 domain-containing protein — MLLLFLMRGFHMAQACPISTRQVNGKACQINALFTVICLAVFLFTSAKWILLPLATDLVIRGFLNPMFSPFNMASDALLRQWKVSPRMTNAGPKLFAAKLAFVFVVIMLLSRLAGYEGVAVFFAACLTFFASLEAAFSFCVACKFYPLVRKVFGSPS, encoded by the coding sequence ATGCTTTTATTGTTTTTGATGAGGGGTTTTCATATGGCACAAGCGTGTCCCATTTCAACTCGGCAAGTTAATGGCAAGGCGTGTCAAATCAATGCGCTGTTTACTGTCATCTGTCTCGCGGTGTTTTTATTTACCTCGGCGAAATGGATTCTTTTACCTTTGGCAACAGATCTTGTGATTCGTGGTTTTTTAAATCCGATGTTCAGTCCGTTTAATATGGCCAGCGATGCCTTGCTGCGGCAGTGGAAGGTCAGCCCCCGCATGACGAATGCCGGTCCCAAACTGTTTGCGGCAAAGCTGGCGTTTGTGTTTGTTGTCATCATGCTGTTAAGCCGTTTGGCGGGGTATGAAGGTGTTGCGGTGTTTTTTGCTGCCTGTCTGACCTTTTTTGCGTCATTGGAGGCGGCATTTAGTTTTTGTGTGGCCTGCAAGTTTTATCCGCTGGTCCGTAAAGTCTTTGGTTCGCCTTCTTGA
- a CDS encoding chemotaxis protein CheX, giving the protein MDLQKNITDATKEIFETMIMLDITAGDPLKESVKSFTCSVSGVIGLAGTCQGMLAIHTPDNVAKAITSSFLGMDVEEINDDVTDAIGELANMLAGNIKMVLDGAGKDVTLSIPSCIHGDEYSMDCVADADWVVVPFTMEAGNFLVELQLKTC; this is encoded by the coding sequence TTGGATTTACAAAAAAACATCACCGACGCCACCAAAGAGATCTTTGAAACCATGATCATGCTGGACATCACGGCTGGCGACCCTCTCAAGGAAAGCGTAAAAAGCTTTACCTGCTCGGTTTCCGGTGTAATCGGGCTTGCAGGCACCTGCCAGGGAATGCTGGCGATTCACACCCCGGACAATGTTGCCAAGGCAATTACCAGCAGTTTTCTGGGAATGGATGTTGAAGAGATCAATGATGATGTGACCGATGCCATCGGCGAGTTAGCCAACATGCTGGCCGGCAATATCAAGATGGTTCTCGATGGCGCAGGTAAAGATGTTACCCTGTCCATCCCATCCTGCATTCATGGGGACGAATACAGTATGGACTGTGTTGCTGATGCGGATTGGGTTGTTGTACCCTTTACCATGGAAGCCGGGAATTTTCTCGTCGAACTGCAGCTGAAAACCTGCTGA
- the nhaD gene encoding sodium:proton antiporter NhaD: MKSFLTLMFSLIALPALANEGGGAVHNLTSTPLGIIALILFVVAYMLVILEEKLHLRKSKPVLMAAGIIWVLVAITFNALGEPDAAHEAIAHNLLEYGELFLFLLVAMTYINAMEERNVFQALRSWLVSRGFSLRVVFWITGLLAFFISPIADNLTTALLMGAVVMAVGGSNQRFVVMACINVVVGANAGGAFSPFGDITTLMVWQKGIVQFGEFFALFLPALVNWLVPAFIMNFMISREKPEAADEAVVMKFGAKRIMFLFLMTIVTAVSFHNFLELPPAAGMMLGLGYLGLFSYFIKRHEQFAENVDPALDLSVVSSEGEHEGFDLFRKIARAEWDTLLFFYGVIMCVGGLGQFGYLASASQFMYHDLGAFNANVLVGILSAIVDNIPVMFAVLTMEPHMSHGQWLLVTMTAGVGGSLLSIGSAAGVGLMGTARGIYTFGRHLVYTPIVALGYAASIAVHMLINAKYF; the protein is encoded by the coding sequence ATGAAGAGTTTTTTGACACTGATGTTTAGTTTGATCGCTTTGCCGGCCTTGGCCAATGAAGGGGGAGGTGCCGTGCATAACCTTACCTCAACGCCTTTGGGAATTATCGCCCTGATCCTGTTTGTTGTGGCTTACATGCTGGTTATTTTGGAAGAAAAACTGCATCTGCGCAAAAGTAAGCCGGTACTGATGGCGGCAGGAATTATCTGGGTGCTGGTGGCGATTACATTCAATGCCTTGGGAGAGCCCGATGCAGCCCATGAAGCGATTGCTCACAATTTGCTTGAATATGGCGAGTTGTTCCTGTTTTTGCTGGTAGCCATGACCTATATTAATGCCATGGAGGAGCGTAATGTCTTCCAGGCTTTGCGTTCCTGGTTGGTGTCGCGCGGATTTTCTCTGCGCGTTGTCTTTTGGATCACCGGTTTACTGGCGTTCTTTATCTCGCCGATTGCCGATAATCTGACGACCGCTCTGCTTATGGGTGCCGTGGTTATGGCCGTGGGTGGTTCCAATCAGCGTTTTGTCGTGATGGCGTGTATTAATGTGGTTGTTGGTGCCAATGCCGGTGGTGCCTTCTCGCCTTTTGGCGATATCACCACCCTGATGGTGTGGCAAAAAGGGATTGTCCAGTTCGGCGAGTTCTTTGCTCTGTTCCTTCCGGCATTAGTCAACTGGCTGGTGCCTGCCTTCATCATGAATTTCATGATCAGCAGGGAAAAACCTGAGGCTGCCGACGAGGCTGTTGTGATGAAATTTGGTGCCAAGCGCATCATGTTCCTTTTTCTGATGACCATTGTTACCGCGGTTTCTTTTCACAATTTTCTTGAATTGCCGCCTGCTGCCGGGATGATGCTGGGTCTTGGTTATCTGGGACTTTTCTCCTATTTCATCAAGCGTCATGAACAGTTTGCTGAAAATGTCGACCCTGCTCTGGATCTTTCGGTGGTTTCATCGGAAGGGGAACACGAAGGGTTTGATCTTTTCCGCAAAATTGCCCGTGCTGAATGGGATACACTGCTGTTTTTCTATGGCGTTATCATGTGTGTAGGTGGCTTGGGCCAGTTTGGTTACCTGGCCTCGGCATCCCAGTTCATGTATCACGATCTGGGCGCTTTTAATGCCAACGTTCTTGTCGGTATTCTGTCGGCAATTGTCGACAATATTCCGGTCATGTTTGCCGTTTTGACCATGGAACCACATATGTCCCATGGCCAATGGCTGCTGGTTACAATGACCGCTGGTGTCGGCGGAAGTCTGCTGTCAATCGGTTCTGCGGCTGGCGTCGGCCTGATGGGGACCGCGCGCGGCATCTACACTTTTGGCCGTCACTTGGTCTACACCCCGATCGTTGCCTTGGGCTATGCGGCGAGTATTGCCGTTCATATGCTGATCAACGCCAAGTACTTTTAA
- a CDS encoding chemotaxis protein CheX: MQEFEQILQGKITSVLAETLENMAFLDVDESSLDELEELEGKRLSVTLMVAKPILLEMRLEMDEELLIQVVETVYTMDRDEITEQQVEDLLAEFLNTLAGRFMAEVLPEDQTFALNLPEINKDEDFSETDSHSYYYLADELPVIVELTSANGDELAELLSDS; this comes from the coding sequence ATGCAGGAATTCGAACAGATCCTTCAAGGGAAAATCACATCCGTTCTCGCTGAGACACTCGAAAACATGGCCTTTCTCGATGTCGACGAAAGCAGCCTTGATGAGCTTGAGGAACTTGAAGGTAAACGCCTGAGCGTCACCCTGATGGTTGCCAAGCCGATCCTGCTGGAGATGCGTCTGGAGATGGACGAGGAGCTGCTGATCCAGGTCGTCGAGACCGTCTACACCATGGACCGTGATGAGATCACTGAACAGCAGGTAGAAGACCTGCTGGCTGAATTTCTCAACACACTGGCCGGGCGTTTTATGGCCGAAGTGCTTCCGGAAGACCAGACTTTTGCCTTGAACCTTCCCGAAATCAATAAAGATGAAGATTTTAGTGAAACCGACTCACATAGTTACTACTATCTGGCAGATGAATTGCCGGTTATTGTCGAACTGACTTCGGCTAATGGCGACGAACTCGCCGAACTTTTAAGCGATTCATAA